The DNA window AGTAGAACATTTTGATGTTGTGCCAGATATTATTACTACTGCAAAGGGAATGAGTTGTGGATATACTCCTATGGGTGCGTGTATTGCATCAGACAAAATATTTAACACCATTATGGTAGAGGGAAGCGGCCATTTTGTTCATGGTCATACTTATGCTGGAAACCCTTTATCTTGTGGTATTGCAAACAAGGTAATAGAAATTATGGAAAGAGAAAATTATGTAGAAAATGCAGCCATGCAAGGGCAGTATTTGATGAACAAAATGCAAGAACTCTACAAATATCCTATTGTAGGGGATATTAGGGGAAAAGGTCTGATGATTGGTGTTGAGTTTGTAAAGAATCAAGATACAAGAGAACCCTTTGAAGTAAAAGAAAATATTAAGGGGATTTTAACAAATAATTGCTTAGAAGAAGGTTTGGTCATTTATCCTGGAGGCGGAAGTATAGATGGGGTAAGAGGAGATCACTGCTTAATTGCACCACCAATTAATATTACAAAAGAAGAAGTAGATGAATTATTCAACGCTTTCGAAAAAGGAATTCAAAAGACGATCAATATGGTTAAATAATAAATAAAAAACGGGCATTGTTGTAAAATTGGAAAATTTCTCTTGTGTTAAGAATGGGCGCTTAACACAAGAGATTTTCCATCTAAGGTAAAAAAAGTTAAATATAACTAGGAGGAATAAAATATGGAAAAATTAATTATCACCCTTGCACATACAGGAAATGTTCCAACTAAAGCATTGAATCCACATACACCTGTTACAATAGATGAAATTGTAGAAGATATTAAGACTTGTAGAGAATTAGGAGCTGCTGTTGCCCATATTCATGTAAGAGATGAAGAAGAAAAGCCAACGAGTAGAAGAGATTTATTTGAAAAAGTTTTAAAAGGATTAGATGAAGAAAAAGTAGATATTATAAGACAAGTATCTACTGGGGCAAGAGGTGGAGAAAATACCATTGAGTGGAGAGGACAAATGCTGGATTTACCAGGGGCGGAAATGGCAAGTCTTTCAACAGGTTCCTCAAACTTCCCAACAAGTGTGAATGCTAACTCTCCAGAATTAATTGAATCGTTGGCAAAGAAAATGTATGATCATGGCATAAAACCTGAAATTGAAGCCTTTGATGTGGGCATGATTGACAATGCAAGAAGACTATTAAAAAAAGGCATTCTAAAGGGCCCAATTCACTTTAATTTTGTTATGAATGTACCTGGTGCTATTGCAGGAACTCCTAAAAATTTAATGCATATGGTAGAGTGTCTACCACAAGGTTCTACCTTTAATGTATCAGGAATTGGAAGAAGTCAAGTAAATATGATTACAATGGCAATCCTATTAGGGGGGCATGTAAGAACAGGATTAGAAGATGTCATAAAATATGACAAAGATACT is part of the Crassaminicella profunda genome and encodes:
- a CDS encoding 3-keto-5-aminohexanoate cleavage protein — its product is MEKLIITLAHTGNVPTKALNPHTPVTIDEIVEDIKTCRELGAAVAHIHVRDEEEKPTSRRDLFEKVLKGLDEEKVDIIRQVSTGARGGENTIEWRGQMLDLPGAEMASLSTGSSNFPTSVNANSPELIESLAKKMYDHGIKPEIEAFDVGMIDNARRLLKKGILKGPIHFNFVMNVPGAIAGTPKNLMHMVECLPQGSTFNVSGIGRSQVNMITMAILLGGHVRTGLEDVIKYDKDTLATNAMLIERVVRIAKELGREIATPDEARKILGI